A DNA window from Camelina sativa cultivar DH55 chromosome 17, Cs, whole genome shotgun sequence contains the following coding sequences:
- the LOC104756471 gene encoding vacuolar iron transporter homolog 1-like has translation MESQNVNNSLNVDMENNQETAFDYSKRAQWLRAAVLGANDGLVSTASLMMGVGAVKQDVKVMILSGFAGLVAGACSMAIGEFVSVYSQYDIEVAQMKRENGGHVEKEKLPSPMQAAAASALAFSLGAIVPLMAAAFIKEYKVRIGAIVAAVSLALVMFGWLGAFLGKAPVLKSSSRVLIGGWLAMGVTFGLTKLIGSHSL, from the coding sequence ATGGAATCACAAAACGTGAACAACAGCTTGAACGTAGACATGGAGAACAATCAAGAAACGGCGTTCGACTACTCCAAAAGAGCTCAATGGCTAAGAGCCGCCGTGCTAGGTGCCAACGACGGTCTTGTCTCCACGGCTTCACTTATGATGGGTGTCGGTGCAGTCAAGCAAGACGTCAAAGTCATGATCTTATCTGGTTTTGCCGGTTTAGTTGCCGGAGCTTGTAGCATGGCCATCGGAGAGTTTGTCTCCGTTTACTCTCAGTACGACATCGAGGTGGCtcagatgaagagagagaacgGAGGTCATGTGGAGAAAGAGAAGCTTCCGAGCCCGATGCAAGCTGCTGCGGCGTCTGCGCTAGCGTTTTCTCTAGGAGCAATTGTGCCTTTAATGGCGGCTGcgtttataaaagaatataaagtgaGGATCGGAGCGATCGTGGCGGCGGTGTCGTTGGCGCTGGTGATGTTCGGGTGGTTAGGGGCGTTTTTGGGGAAAGCACCGGTGCTTAAGTCGTCGTCTAGGGTTTTGATTGGAGGATGGCTAGCTATGGGAGTTACGTTTGGTTTGACCAAACTGATTGGGTCACATAGTCTGTGA